The following is a genomic window from Elaeis guineensis isolate ETL-2024a chromosome 10, EG11, whole genome shotgun sequence.
TGGTCGGATGAGTGTCAGACCACATTTGATGAGCTAAAAAGATACCTCAACTTACCTCCCCTCCTAAGCAAACCAAAGTTTGGAGAAGTACTGTACTTATACCTGGCAGTTTCACCCTTGGCAATCAGTTCGATCCTCGTTCGGCAGGAGGCTAAGGTGCAAAAGTCAGTTTATTATATCAGTTGAGTTCTCTATGATGCTGAGACCAGATATATGAAATTCGAAAATGTGTTCTACACTCTCATGATATCATCTAAGAAGCTacgtccgtattttcaagcacatACAATTGTTATCCTTACTGACCAACCCATTAGATCCATACTTTACTGACCTAATACTTCAGAGCAGCTAGCTAAGTGGGCCGTCAAGCTGGAAGAATTCCATATTAAATATCTACCGAGGTTTTCCATCAAAGCTCAAGCATTAGCCAATTTTATCTtgaaatgcactatcccggataAGGAACAAAATGATGGGGAGGCAGCTTCGATGACCGATGAATATTGGATTCTTCATATAGATGGTTCTTCAAATACCATAGACTCTAGAGCCGAACTGATTTTAACTAGTCCAGATGGAGTGGTCGCGGAGTACGTGCTGCAATTCGAATTCCCTATCTTCAATAATGAGGCTAAAAATGAGGCACTGGTGATCGATCTGAGAATGGCAAAAGAATTAAAAGTTCAACACCTCAGAGTCCACAGTGATTCTCAGCTCATCGTCGGTCAGATCTAGGGAGAATATGAAGCACGGGAGCCAAACATGGTAAAATATTTACAAAAGGTCAAGGATCTTGCCTCCAACTTCACCACCATGAACATCCAACAAATATCAAGATTGAAATATGTGCGGGCTGACCTTTTATCAAAGCTAGCGATGCTTGGTACAATCGATCTAAAAAGAAGCTCGTACCTTGAGATCCTTGAGAAACTGAGCATTGAAGAATCTCCTGTGATGCAAACAAATCTTGAGCCAAGCTAGATAGATCCGATCTTCCAACATTTATAAGATGGAGTGCTACAAGTCGATCGAGATGAAACCAAAAGGCTCAGGCATCTTGCCCCTCAATACCTCATCTACAATGGAAGATTATATAAAAGGTCCTTCACCTTGCCTTTGCTTCGATGTCTCCACCCCTCGGAAGCAAAATATGCCCTATGAGAAGTTCACAAGAGAATTTGTGACAATCACTTGGGGGCAAGGTGCTTGCCCATAAGGTGCTATGATAGGGATACTTCTAGCCAACCATGCAAAAGGATGCTGCCGACTTAGTGAGCAAATGTGATTAGTGCCAGAGGACCTTGAGCATTCAAAGCTGACCTTCCACCCCTCTAGCTCTGATCACCATGCCGTGGCCCTTCACCCAATTGGGGATGGACATCCTCAGACGTTTCCCTATTACAGCCGCACAGAAGAAGTTTCTGCTCATCGCGATCAATTATTTTACTAAATGGGTAGAGGCGGAGGCGTTGGCAACCATCACTGAGGTCAAGGTCTGTGACTTCATATGGAAGTCAATTATCTATCGATTTGATTTGTCTTGAACAATCATCACCAACAACGGATGCCAGTTTGATAATCCAAAGTTTACAAAATTTTGTAATGAGCTTGGCATCTCCCACAAGTTGACTTCAGTGGCTCATCCTTCGAGCAATGGTTAAGCTGAGGTGACGAACAGGACCTTGTTGCAAGGGCTGAAGGCTCGACTGGACCAGGCTAAAGGATTATAGGTTGAAGAACTGTACCATATACTTTATGCATATCATACGATAGTGAGTTCTAACCAGAGAGACCCCCTTCAAACTGACCTTTAAAATTGAGGCCGTCATACCCCTAGAGATTGGCTTGTCCATGCTGCAAGTAGAAGAATTCGATAAGGATAGCAACTCCATTAGGCTGAGGGCGAACCTCGACTTATTGGAGGAAGCCCGAGAGTGCGCACAGATTCGTATGGCTAACTACCAACAAAGAATAACTCGATACTATAATTCGcaagtcaaagaaaaatttttttacaaagtATTGGTCGGCCCAGTACAAAATACCTCGATATATGCCGAGGTTGACAAAAATGACCAAACATTGATCAAGCCCGGATATGCCCAAGCTGAGGTACAATTTTTTAAGCTCCCCTAGGAACATGGGACTCACCGGTGTCACCATGGTTGGAGAGTATGATGACCGCTGGAGGCTGAACCGATGCTGCATCCTCAATCGTTTGATCTTCGTGAACTGGGCTGAAGAGGTCCTCGGCTTGCAGTTTGTCATTTCCGACCTCTCTAACTTCTTCTTCCTCACCGTTCGATTCCAAGGGCCTGAGGTTGAGGTCAGAAAAATGATTCCTGACCTTCTCCTTAAAGTCCTCGATCCTCTGTAGATACAAGGCCGATCTGAACTCTGTCTGGATGTCCAGGAACTTGTTCGAGGATTGGAAAGCTTCAACCACAGCGACTTTAGTGGCGTCCAACTTCTCCTTccacttattattttttatagaaaaacAAGCTTCCGCATCAACTCAGACCTTGGAAAGCATAGACTCAAGCAATTTCACCTCAGCTTTCAGCAACTTGTTCTCGTCGTCGGTCTTAAGCTTTGAAAGTTGGACATCATCCACCCTTCAGTGGCCTGGGTGGCCTTCTTCTCGGCTTCTCTTGAGATCTGCCGAGCTTCTTGAATCGCCTCCACGAAGTGATCTACCTAGTGGACGagctataaagaaaaaaaagagaaaagaaggaaagaagaaaggtcAGTAAGCATTAGATGCTAAGATCGGAGAAAATCAAGGAATGGCGGAAGATCGTCACTTATCTAAAGAAGAAAATCATACAAGTCATGGACTCAGAAGGCACTGCCTTCAGTGTTGAAGGATTCATCATCGGCCAATAATTAGGTCGATCGGAGCAAAGATCAGGCAACCTAGTAATCACCGATGGCTTTCCTATTGTCCTGGACCTCAGCATCGGATGGGGCTTCCACCGAAGGGGGTATCTCAGCCGGTAGGTTGGTTGGGCATGATGATATTCACACCAAAATTCGGAGAGTGCCCGAACTTCACTTCGATAAGGAGACTGAAGGTCGGGGGGCAGGATCCCCCAAGACTGCAAGATGGAGGGGCTGCATGGCCTTCGTCGGAGCTGAGGATTCCTTCCTTGGAAGAGTGCCACTCATCCCTGAGGAAACCCCAGGCTCAGGTTGGGCAAGGATGGCCTCAGTTCGACCGTGCTTAGGAGCTGGAGCCGCACTCACCTTCTTTCTTTTTGTAGCCCAACAAAGAGCTTCAATTTCTTCAGATTTCATTCTACAAAAAAGACGAGGTTAGTCAAAATAAAAGAATGCTGAATTAACAAGATATAAAACACTTACTCGCGGGGTCGATCGGGCTCAACTTGACCTTGAACAAGTTCTTCTCAGCAAGGAGCTTGGACAACGAAGGAGAAATAGTACCGAAGATATGCATCAAAGTCTTCTCTTCAACATCCGACAATGTTGGAGCTTTGACCGCCGACCTATGAGATCGACCCTATGACGTATTCAAGTCCTAGGATTGCTCGGTCAAGACGAAAAAAAATTGCTCCTTCtcattatgaattgaagaaggaGCACCTTAGAAGAGATGTTATCTCTTTCAAGGAAAGACGTACTACCATCCGGCCTCTATAGAATGCTCCTTCAATGTGAAGCAAGCCTGGAAGAGGTGAGAGATCGGCTTGATCCCGAGGAGAAGACAATGGACAAAGAAACCTAAGATCTGGTACCATGAGTTTGGTGCAATACTACAAGGGCTTATTTGGTATAAGTTAAGAAATTCTATGACTAAAAAGGGGAAGGATAGCCTAAGATCGGCCTTCAGGGATTCCTCGTAAAGGCCTATTCAACCATGACGAGGCAGAGCTATGCGCTCTCCAGAAATGGTGACCTCTAACCTGAACTCGATGGAGATTTGATACTTCAGCCTAAGGATCTCCAAGTCCTCCAAGGTGGGATGGAGTTCGCCCTAAATTGACCAAAGTCTGGCACCTCACTTACTTCGGATCTATCTGAAGAACAGACTACTTCGGACTTAGGATCCGTGCCTCTTACGCCGTCACCCGAGCCCTAGGTGGATGGGGATGAACTTGACGCACTCATCATGGGATAATAGGGAACTGACCTATAGGATGACGCAACCGAGCAAACAAGGGGTGAAGATGGGATCGACGATAGCTCAACTTCAACCAAGCAGCATCTCCAAGAAAGCCAAGTGACATAATTCTCCCTCTGAATAGcaaaagcaataaaaataaaagttacagtggcccctatttatagggggctTGGACGGCTCCGATCTACCATCGACTTACCTCCCCCCACCAATGTTCGACAAATGGCAGCCTTTGATTGGTCGAAACGTGGCTCCCGTAGATCTCACAATTCaacgattcagatttgaagatggtTCATCTCAAAAAGTCGATCTTCGATATGTGTCAATAGAGAACAGCTCGATGACATCAGCTTCGACCTTGGACTAATAATCTCTTCGGCCGACCTATTGCAAGCTCAACCTTGAGAGTAGGGGGTATCTATTGTGGATCTATACCTCAGCATCAGCTGTAACATCCTCAGCTCCAGCCGATCTATGGGAGATGGATGCCTGTCGGATTATAGGTATGCGACAGACATGAAGGTTGTCGGACAACCCATTGAGTCAACAGCGGTTCCTGATTCCTCGATCTGTACTCAATTTACCTCAATCTTGGATGACCGATTTTAGCTCGTCCTCGACCAATCTATTCTAGATTATCTGAAATCAACACATACTCCACGGTCTCCAGGAGCTTGGCCTTGGATGATCTATCTCAACTCGTCCGCAGTTGAGCTATGCTTTCCATCGACAGAtctgtctctccctctctcctaaaTTGAAAAAGTTTAGATAAAGTAAAATTTCTCCACAATCGAGTCtctcataaaagaaaaatatcttatcCGAATCAATCTATGCGATAAATCTGAAAAGTTATCAAGACTCTGAGACGAATACAACTCCAACTCCTCCCCTATAAATAAAGGAGCTCCGAGACCCTCAAAATAAGTTGTCGACTCCCTACTCTTTCTttctcattgttctccatctcctaacttgaacgtcggaggatctTCATTGGAGAACACTCCGTTGAAGACTTCTTGCAGGTATTCAGGCAGAGCTCTTGTAGTAGTCTCTTCTTCGGCCACACCACCTCGACGATCGACCTCAGGTGGAGAGATCAGGAGCAACACACGGAAATCAATGAAATACAAGCATTCTCATTAGGTTGTGATAAATTTGACATGGTATCATCattgcaatgaaatttttttcgtgGGCTACGATCTTGAAGACGCAGAGGGAGTCGACATCGATTGATGGAAATATCAATAAGCTCCGTTCTTTTGTGGAATgaaaaatttgatcaatttttttattaattaatttattcatatttttatatttttaaagataaataaatttttttttaataaatagtatttattcataaaatggaGAAGAATCTTATCTACTTAGAGATGactaaatcatttttccatcaaccaataatagatatttaattttattcctaagaTGTCCCACTCTCATTTTCAAAATCTCTATCATTCAATGTCCAATAATTCAGTTGTCCATTTTTTTTCAaacctaaaaaatataaaagatattataaaaaatatgcataaattttagcaacttatCAAAAAAAACTAATAATACAAAAGAACATGGAAAGCATGTTTCAAACTCACTTTtctatacataaaaaaatataaataaattatttaaatatctaaatattatttaaaaatatttattagataaatataaatttttaaataaaatttttatccataaaaaaatGAACCTTTCGGAAAGTAAGAATAAGCTGAGGTAGCATCATGGAGCCGCAAGTAAAGCAATTTTAGAATATGTTCAGATATTCGCATAGAAATCAGTCCTATTGAACAACCTAGTTTTTCTCAAAGCCCAATAAACTCCCATCCTATAGGCTAATTGGTCTTCAAGAAGGAAAAATAGGCAAGGGATTGTTGGATGATAATCCATACCTAAATGATATGCCTGATCCAAAAATCCTATAGAAAATCCAGCTCAATTCTACTAGATTAGTCAAATAAACTTTTAATGCAGACaaaacttttttattttattttttaaattgagaGCAATGTTTTCAATATCATGGATAGGTAAACAGAGCTTCAGGCTTTCAGAGGTAGTTACTTGCCAGGGATTGTCTTCCTCGAGAATAAACCCTGATGCAAGCTTCGAGCTTTAatcacacacacagacacacaaggcgacaaaagaaggaaagaaaagaaatgaataTTTTAGTAGAACAAGATCCAAGGAAAAACTGTAAAAAGGGAACAAAAGCACTGAACTAGCCTGGACAATGCAATAGTTCCCGGAGGTCAAAATTCCCTCCTCAAACAAATAAACTGGTGTTTGGTTTCTCCCAAAGATTTTCAGTGCAAGAATCATTGGACAGATCACAGGTTTTACAACAGGTAACACCAAACCAAGGGGCCCCCAAGATTATTTCGCCCCTCTGCAAAACTTGAGGGACCAGTAGAACACAAAAAACCCACGAGATGAAATGGGGCTTAGAACTGGAATTGCATCTCCTTTGTGTATCCAAGCCCATCAAGATGGGCAGCCATGGCCTTGTTCATGGGAGGTGGGCCACATCTCAAAACCTGTCaatgtataatttatctcttaaaCCTCAATTATGTTATCACTTGTTCAAATGCTAATGTTTATGAAACAAAAATACCTGGATGTCAGATGCAGGCGGTGGGCAGTGATTTTCAATCATTTCTTTGGATACAAATCCAACACCACCATTCCAGAATTCAGGAggctgaagaaaataaaaaaaggacaaaaagaaaaaattgtcaGAAGTTGCTCCCAAGAACAAGGCTTTCAAAAATTGCAAAAAACCAAGCAGAAATTGGTCACAAAAGCAAAAGTTGATAAATCTAAAACAGTTCCTAAGTTCAGCAAGCATGATTGTAATTTCTCATAGAATCATTTGTTTCAATTACTTTAATGCAGATAATTATGACAAGAACACATGACCCTGTTTAGTCACCAGCCAGAGTTCATAGCAATGGCCAGTTTATGCAGGAAAGAATCCAGCATACATCAGACAATTTTCAAATAGATCACACCAAGGAGAGAACGTACCTGATTCAAGACATAATAAACTTTAAAGCGGTTGGGATAGTTCTGAGCTAAACCATCCAACTCTTCCTGCATGATTCATAGATCATAACAGTTAAAACATAAACATAACTAGTAAGATTAAGGAGATGGATTTCACTTCTGGCAGAAAATAAATTAACCGTTACCATGTGCATTTTTTAACCCAGCCCTAGATCATCGTTCCGATTTTACATCCATCTGATGTTTTGTGCATTTTCAAAATCAAAACAGTTGCCAGGCAATTGTAAAGTACTTCTTAGTTAAAAAGCATTCACAGGGAATCTTCATGAATGTAAACATTAATATATAGGGATTTGGTGATTGGCACCTTTTGCTATCACTTTATAACTCTAAACTAAGCACAATGTGTGGTGATCTTTGAGAACAAAGTCAAACCTCAAAGAACAATggatgatataaaaaaaaataagatgtgATGTGAGACTGTTTTTCAACTTAATGGAAGATAGCTTCATCACATAGTATGCTCAGCAAGATTTTAGAGAAATTTGTCATTTTAGATTGAGGAAATTCATGTCCAAACTCACACAGTTACTGTCTCATTAGTGAAATTGAACATCAGATCTAATGATTATTCCTCAGAGATTCCAGCTCTTGTGGATCAGGGGAGTcctagagtattacattggtgaGAACTTATACATAGTGTGGAGCCTAAATGGGTTAGAGTAAACATCTTCATATAATATAAACTAGGATTTAATTTGCCGTAAGCATATGTGACAGCATAGGACACAAACATCAATAACTAAGTAGCAACGGGGAAGCATTGACATATATGTTTTCAGAGAACCCACTGCTGGAGAATCATATTCTCACATTGATAACACATAAGGTCCATTTGTTCTTGCAAGGATTGTTAGTAAAATGCTTGAAGGTCTGCTCTTGACAGAGTATATGGTTACACGAAATTACATGTTTTGTAAAACATATTCATTACGCATAAGCCCCATAATAAATGACTTGTTTCCACAAGTCCATGAATATTTACTCTCCAGATAAATGGACATAAAATATATCACCATGCAGATTTCTATTAATTATCAACAGAGATGGAAACAAATATGCAAAAGGCCAGCCTGCTAGTATTTTATCAATTTCATTATACTATCCATAACATGTTATGTTGAAGAAAGGAACCTTTTCATCAATAACACTCAAAACATATAACAAACAAAAAGAGGGAGACTACCTTAAGAAGGATGTCCTCATATGTGACATTGGCATAGATAAGATGAATCTTTGTATTGTCCTTCAGGTTTTCCAATATTGCCCTTGTAACCTAAGATTAAGGCCAGGAGAGGAATTCATAAAAAAAGAAGCATAAGTTTGATGATACGTCCAAGCAATGAATATTCCAACTCATATTTACTTGAAACATTGGGGTGATGCCTGATCCTCCAGCTATCATTCCAAATGCTCTGACTTGTCCAGGTTGATATTTGAAACGCCCCTAGAAGCATGAAAGCAATATGTCTACATAAACAAAGGTGAACAGGTAAGTAATGCAACTGACGAGCGATGAATTCTAAAAATTTCATGATGTACAACCCCTTTAGTTGAACAATGAGCACCACAATCACCATAGAAATGGTGGAAAATAATTCAGCTGTACATCCTCTGTATGATACCATGACATGGGTATCTTATTGCGACACCAACATGGTAACTGAGAATTGCATCTTTTCATATTCCAGGGACAGGGAGGCAACATTATGTATAATAATTAACATACTATTACAATATACCAAAATGTCTataatgaagaagaaagtgaaactATATCAGACAGTACACAAGATATATAAGTATGAACTTAAGAAACCATCTAGTGACTGAATATTTCCTTCCATCCAACTTTCTGTCTCCCAGTTTCTTAACAGTCAAAAAGGACCTGGAGATCCTTGTCTTCCTGACCAAAGCTCACAAGAAAACGATATTTATCTGCTAGAGTGGTTCAAAGCGGATATCATGCTGAGTTTCTTAAGATCATCCTCCTAATAATTTTTCCATTCGATTTTTCAAGTTTATGGACTTAACATTGAAATTAAGGACTGCTTTCACAAATATAATGATCCCCATTGAgcaaagataaaatttaaatcaatACATGGATGTATCATAATGTACAATATTTTATATTTCTCAGAACTAAAATCAGCTCGTGAAGTTTCTCAAGAAGAAaaggcaggaaaaaaaaaaaaaatctaatatctcCTTCATCCATTTCAGCATCAAATTTGAGTTTACATTGCATCATACAGTTCACACTAGAAATTAAGATCTGATCAACACCCATCTAGCCATTTTACCTTAGTCACAGTAGTGTCCAACATCCATCAATTGACACGTGTTTTTTTTCTGAATCCATGTTtttcttatttaaaaattatttggagatctAAGATCTCCATATGCTTTTTATTTATGGAGAGAGAGCCTCTCTTTCTGACAGGAGACTGAAAACCTCAAAAAATGCCCACATTAAGGTGCTCATGTATTTCACTCAACCCTGATTGAAAAGTAAAAGTTTGCCATATAATTTCAACTGTAGCAAATCATAGGTTACCACCTAAGGATTTCCATGTCAATGACCCCTTCCTAGGAGCTGGCTGCCCCTAATTCTTTTGTATGAGCATCAGATGAATCCAAGGCCATTTTGGGAATACGTTACACTGTCTTCCACATAAGCATGATAACCTTGACAACTCTTTTCATTGACAAAGTCTCATCTTTTAGGATCTCTATCAGCAATCATCACCATTGATGGATTCTCACCAATGAGATATGCTAATATCTCTCTTCATTGCTGGATTATCAAATTAAGGATTAACTACAGCTTTGACATAACCAAGCACCAAAAGCTACATTTCACCTTGTATTACTCTTCATACCAATTATATCACTACTAGATtcttatttttcactattttttataGGAATACCCTTCTATCTCTAGAATATTACCTCATAggatttttcataatatttcacAAGATTTCCATTTCCTATGATTTTTGGTCATCAGGTAGGAAGACCAACAAACTGTTTTGTTAACAAACTTAACTGTGAAACAACCCTTTGGAGTTCCTCTACAGTTAGACAATGAAAAGATAGAGGAGGAAGTTAAGTGCTAAACAGATTGGATCCATCCATAATACACAACAATAAGCCAAGGATCTAAATCAAAAGctgcacccaaaaaaaaaaaaaaaaaatctttcatggACAAGTACTCGTGCACTCTATACTTCTCAGTTTATTCTTCATAACAGTTATAAAATGGCTGGTACCTTCATGAAGGCATTTCATGCAGCTAGAACTAATTACTTACACCCCACAGCTAACTAACATGCTTGTGGCATCGATACTGAAATGAAACAGTGACAACCCAGGATTGTTATAAGATAAGAGAAGGAACACCACATGCACTTTGTTCCATACCAGCAACACATGGCCTTGCAGTTCTAAGAAAATGGAGGCCTATAATTGTTGGTTTTGTCGATTGTGTGGTATCTTGTTTGATaaatataatcatatataagAACAATAAGGATAACCACATTactaaatatttttctttcttcgttGTTAACTAACTACAAATTGCATGCAGCAATGAGACAAAATTCACCCAAATTCATAATCTTGAAATGTGGAAAGGTGCTAGAATCTACAAATCTATACGTGAATTAGAATGTGTCGGATAGATTGtccaaataaaagatcattagtcATGCCATAAAATGTCATGATAACATATTGACCAAGGTTCGCAACTTCAATATCAGATCTTGTACCAGTACCATGTCGGTACAATGTTGGTATGCCCGGTACACAAGTCGGTTTGGTGCAATGATACCTAGTACGCCCCCATACTTAGTATAGGTTTGGGACCGGTACAATAGAGCAGGCACCGGTATAGGACGGTATGCACTTGTATTGCAAATCTATTATAGACGATTATGGAAATAAAGATATGCATACCTTAGGTCCCTTTACAGACAAGTAATCACCAACACGCATCTCACGAAAATGATGAGACATTCTTCCTTGAGGATACATCTACATATCACAGAAAGTTAACAATATAAAAGGAGAAAGTATGGAACAAGAAGCTTGAACCTCCACACATTGAAAATGTGACAATTTAAGAAACTGTAACATCTGTTATCAAGTTGCAATGCAGCAACTTAGAGGAAATACTAAAAATCAACAGCTCAAATAGGAAACTAcaatattattgttattagtttaCTAACCTTTATAACAAGTTCAAAGTATCCAACATCTGAGTCCAGTGTAGTTGGTGTATAAGGTTTTATAACTTCTTCACCAACACTATCCTTTCCTCTATTTTGTGGCAAAATGCAATTACAAAATCAGTTTGAGAAGTTCAGATGATTATTTCCAAGTCAAAAGCACAAAATAAAGCCAACCTGCAACTAATATGTTGTCCAATAGGAAGACCAAGCACAGTTGTAGACTTAGGAAGAGCAAATTGGAACTTGGCTACATTATGGCTTA
Proteins encoded in this region:
- the LOC105052375 gene encoding NADH--cytochrome b5 reductase 1, which codes for MEFLQANSVEILAVAIAVVAVGAGAAYLYLSTKPRGCLDPENFRDFKLVDKKQLSHNVAKFQFALPKSTTVLGLPIGQHISCRGKDSVGEEVIKPYTPTTLDSDVGYFELVIKMYPQGRMSHHFREMRVGDYLSVKGPKGRFKYQPGQVRAFGMIAGGSGITPMFQVTRAILENLKDNTKIHLIYANVTYEDILLKEELDGLAQNYPNRFKVYYVLNQPPEFWNGGVGFVSKEMIENHCPPPASDIQVLRCGPPPMNKAMAAHLDGLGYTKEMQFQF